Part of the Sulfobacillus acidophilus DSM 10332 genome, CGACAGACTTTGCTGGGTGCGCTGATAGGCGGAAGCCAGCGAAGGGGCCGTCACCGTCACCGCAAAAAACTCCTTCGACGGCTTAATTTGCGAAATGGAACTCACCGTCACGGTCGGATTGGGGAAATAAAAGCTCCACGACCAATCTCCCGCTTTCTTCGGCACCACGACCAGAGCCAAGGCCGCCGCTCGGCTGGTATAGGGCAACTCGTCCCAGCAACCGCTGGACGTAAAAAGTACCAGCAGGATTAAAAAGACCAGCCGGAGTTTTCCCTTCATGGTCCCGGATCCGTGCCTTGCATGTCGGTTTTAAGCGGCGACGCTTCATTGTCTCCCCGCAGGAGATGGGGCCGGGGCACCTGGCCCTGCGGCCAGTTCCACTCGGCCCGTTGAGGCCGGTAACTCACCCAGCGGAGATGAATACGATTCCAGGGAAACCGGACGAGGGCGTCGGTCCATTCACGCAGGCGAAACGGCGCCCAGGGCGAAAAATAGGGCACGCCGAAACTTTGCATATCCGTAATCGTGGCTACTACCATCATGGTCACCACGATAATGCCTAAAACTCCAAAAAACGTGCCGGCAAACAGCAAGAAAAAATTCACGACCCGCCAGGTCCCGGTTAAATCATAAACCGGGGTGGAAAAAATACTCAGCGCCGTTAAGGTCATGATGACGATAATTTGGGGGTCGACCAAGCCGGCCCGAACCACCGCCGTCCCCACCACAATCGCGCCCACCGTACCCAGTGTGGTGCTTAAATTCTTTGGCAACCGAATCGCCGATTCCCGTAAAATTTCCAAAACCAGAATCATCAAGAGGATTTCCACCACCGGCGGAAACGGCAGTCCGCTATGACTGCCTTGCATGACGACAAATAACGCCGTGGGTAACATACTCGGATTCACTTGCGTGAGCGCGATGTACATCGCCGGCAAATAGAGCCCGAACGCCCACCCGACAAACCGGATCAGGCGGACAAACGAACTGTCGATCCAGTTATTGGAGTAGTCCATCGCCGTGCGGTAGAAATCGGCTAAGGGCGCGGGCGCAATCAGTACAAACGGGTCGCCGGCGGTTAAAATCGCCACCGCCCCATAACTGAGCCGACGGGCCACAATATCGACCCGTTCCGTCCCGCGAATCGTAGGAAAAATCGAATTCGGATGATCGCGAATGAGTCCCGAGACAGTCGTACTATCGGCCAGCGCATCCACCGTAATGGCTTGGACGCGCTGGATCGCGGTTTCCACCAACGCCGGATTGGCCACTCCCTCTAAAAAAGCCACCGAGACCGTAATGTGCTGCATCCGCCCAACGGTGACATCCCGAAACTGAAGCGCCGGCGACATAAACCGGCGGCGGAGTTGCGTCTTTTGAATTAAGATAATCTCGTTAAACGCCTCTTCCGGGCCCCGTACCGCCAGTTCGGTCTGCGGGCGCTCAATCGCGCGCTGAGTATACTTGATGGTGTCGATGACCCAGACAAAATCCAGTCCCGGCGCAAACACCAACGTATTTCCCGCCGCTAATTTTTGCAGCAGCGTCGGCCACTGGGTTTCTTTCGTAATGTGATTAGGGGTCAGGACGGTTTGATCCCATTTTTCGGGGGGCGTCTTCGCGTGTAATAACGGCCCGATGATATCTTGATCCACCATCTGGGTATCGGTCAGTCCATCAATCGACACGACTAAGACGGTACCCGATGCGACACTGGGCACCTGAATCTTCCGCATGAGAACGTCGGAATTTCGGCCCATCCCCGACTTTAACCGACGGTAGGCAGCCTCCACATCGCCCCCGTAGCGGTCGGCCGACCTTCCCGGATGCCGGGAGAGGTCGGTGACCCACCCGTCAAGTTGTTGCATCAGATCTTTCGCATTTTGGTCAATCTGTCGTAAATGCTTCGGGTCCATGGACATAACATGTCCGGTCCCAAAACCCTTTATGCTATACTTTCAGGCCCAATCCGCGAATCGCCTGCCGGATTGGGTCAATGCCTTCGCCGGTGCGATTGGAGATCAAGATAACCGGACGTCGGTAAGTTTCTTGTAAAACGGCTTCCCGCTCGGCTCGTTCTTGGCGATTTAACTTATCCACTTTACTGGCGGCAATAATCAAAAGAATATTGCGTTGACTGGCCCATTCGACGACCATCCGCTCTTCGTCGGCCGGATCGCGCCGCACATCTTGAATTAAGACCCCCGCGATAAGGGGCTGGCGGGTGGTCAAGTAGGTTTCCACCGCCTCGCCAAACAGTTCCCGCTCGACTTTCGAGACTTTGGCATAACCGAATCCCGGCAAATCCACCACATACCAACCGCTCATGGCATAAAAGTGAATCCGTTGCGTTTTGCCGGGCGTGCCGCTCGTGTGGGCCACCTTGCTTTTCGCCAGTTGATTAATCAGGGATGATTTCCCGGCATTGGATCGCCCCATAAACGCCACTTCCGGCCATCCCGTTTGGGGCATTTCGTCGGCCGTCAGGGCGGACGCGACCATGTTGTTCTTACCGGCCACTAGGTTCCTCCTCCGAGAAGGGTTCTAAGACCCATTCTAAAACGTCGTCCAAGTGTTGAGCGAGGTGGATTTTCACTTGCCGCTTCACAAACGGCGGCACTTCATCCAGATCCACCCGATTCTCCTCGGGAATAATCACGTGTTCCATATGGGCGCGGTGCGCGGCCAAAATTTTCTCTTTGATGCCCCCGACCGGTAAAACCCGCCCGCGGAGCGTGATTTCGCCCGTCATCGCCCATTTGGGACGAACGGCGCGGCCGCTCAGGGCCGAGACCAGGGCGGTCGCAATGGCGATACCGGCCGACGGACCGTCTTTCGGAATCGCTCCTGCCGGCACATGCACATGAACGTCCAGGGCTTCGTTGAAATGAGGATCGATGCCCAATTCCCGCGCCCGCGATCGCACGTAGCTATAACCCGCTCGCGCCGACTCTTGCATCACCTCGCCTAATTGGCCGGTGAGGGTGAGTTGGCCCTTACCGGGCATGGTAGTCACCTCAATCGATAAAATGTCGCCTCCGGCCTCGGTCACCGCCAGCCCCGTCACGACTCCGGTCTGTTGCGTCATTTCCGCCGATTCTAAACGGATTCGCGGGGCCCCCAGATAGCGAACGAGCCGCTGACTGGTCACCACCACCTTCTGGGTTTTGCCCTGGACAATATCTCGTGCGGCTTTCCGACAAATCGTCGCCAAGGACCGCTCGAGTTCCCGCACCCCGGCCTCCCGCGTATAATGCCGGATAACGAGTTGCAATACCCGACGCCCCAACACCACCCGATCATGACTTAGCCCGTGTTGTTCCAGTTGGCGCGGCCATAGATACCGTTCGGCAATGGAGATTTTCTCTTCCTCGGTATATCCGGGGATATGAATGACTTCCATGCGATCCATTAAAGGCCGGGGAATCGAATGGAGCACGTTGGCGGTGGCAATAAACATCACCGCCGACAAGTCAAACGGCAATTCAATATAGTGATCGGAAAAATGCGCGTTTTGCTCGGGATCCAAGACCTCCAACAACGCGGCCGAGGGGTCTCCCCGAAAATCGGTCGCCATTTTATCCACTTCATCGAGCAAAAAAAGCGGGTTTTTACTGCCGGCCTGCCGCATCCCTTGAATAATGCGGCCCGGCATCGCGCCCACATAGGTCCGTCGGTGTCCTCGAATTTCCGCTTCGTCACGCACCCCGCCCAACGAGACCCGTACAAACCGGCGACCGGTCGCTCGTGCAATCGAACGCGCTAACGACGTTTTGCCCACCCCGGGCGGTCCCACCAAGCACAAAATCGGGCCTTTAATATGGGGCGCCAACGCCAGCACCGACAGATGCTCCAAAATCCGGTCCTTCACTTTTTGAAGGCCGTAGTGATCCTCGTTCAAAATCCGCTCGGCTTCTTCTACATCTACCCGCTCCTCGGTGGTGATCGCCCACGGTAAATCCAATAACCAATCCAAATACGTCCGCACGACCACCGCTTCGGCGGATAGAGGCGACATCTTGGCTAGCCGATCGATTTCGCGCGTAATTTTTTCCCGTACCGGTTCCGGAACCTCGCCTAGCCGTTCCAAACGTTCGCGGTATTCTTCGGTTTCGGGGGCCTCGTCTTGTTCCCCTAATTCCCGTTGGATGGCTTTTAATTGCTCGCGCAAATAGTATTCCTTTTGGGAGCGCTCCATTTGTTTTCGCACCCGGACATGAATCCGCTTCTCGATTTCCAACAATTCGATTTGGCGGGACAAAATATCGGAGACTTTGGACAACCGCTCGTCAATCGGAAAGGTTTCCAACACCTCTTGTTTTTCCTGCGTGCGAATGTCTAAATTCATTACCACCGTGTCGGCCAATCGCCCAGGATCATCGATATTTAAGGTCACAGAGGCTTCGCCAGGCATTTTCCGCGAGTTTTTGACATACGCCTCAAACAAGTCGACTACCGTATGCATCAACGCTTCGGTTTCTTGACCGACATCTTCGCTCGGTTCCTCGATTTCTTCAACCAGCGCCGCAAAATGCGTGTCCCGGTCATAAATGGCCTGGACCGTCGCCCGCGCCTTACCTTCGACCACGACTTTAGAGCCCCCGGTGGGCATCTTCAACACTTGCTTTATTTCCGCGGTGACCCCCACCCGATATAAATCCTCTTCCCCCGGTTCGTCTTGACGGGTGTCTTTTTGGGCAACAAACACGATGAGACGGTCCGCCGCCATGGCTTCTTCCAAGGCCCGCAAACTTTTTTCCCGCCCAATTTCCAGCGGCACGACCATTAAGGGGAACACCAGAACCCCTCGCAGCGGTAATAACGGCAATTCCCTGGTATTCATCGCTCGCCTCCGTCATGGGATTACTCCTCAGTATATCGCTTTGTTGGTGTCGATGGAAAAAAGGGGTGGCCTGGGCCACCCCTGCCCTCTACCTTCCCGCTTTACCCCACGGTAGACGGCGGCACACTGCTGGCCGTCAAAAGTCCCGGCTCCATGACGGCTTGGCGCGGCGTTTCGGCTTCATCCACCGTGCCGACCGCCAACTCTAAGACTTCCGTCAGCCGATCAACGGGAATGACCTCGATACCCATCGACGAAAAGAGATCTTGCCAATTGTCCCGGGGTATCAACACGCGGGTACACCCCGCTTGCATCGCCGCTTCCACTTTGGCCACGACCCCGCCCACCGGTTTGACATGCCCCCGAATCGACAGCTCTCCGGTCATGGCGAGCCGATTGTCCACCGGCCGATTCATAATGGCGGAATAACAGGCCACGGCAATCGCAATCCCGGCCGATGGCCCGTCCAACGGCACTCCCCCGGGAAAGTTAATATGCAAATCGTAGGCATCCGGGTCTACTCCGGCCACATTTTTCAAAACCGTCACGACGTTGTCGACCGAACTGCGGGCCAAGGACCGACGGCGGATTGTACGCCCGTGCGTGCCCAATTCTTCCTCATCCACGACCCCCGTGACCTCGATTTTCCCATGCCCCGGATGTGCGACCGCCTCCACCTCTAACAAGGTCCCTAAATTGGGACCGTAAATCGCCAGGCCGTTGACCAATCCCACTGCAGGCGCATCGGCCACTTTTTTCTCCGGCCGTGGGTTATATTGTCCCGAATTCACCACCCATTCCACGTCACGCTGGGTCATTTGGTGACGGTTTTCGGTCAGTGCTACCCCCGCCGCAATTTGCACCATATTCACGGCTTCGCGGCCATTGGTGGCGTATCGTTGAATCACGTCCAGCGCACCCGGTTCAACAAGAATCCCCATCCGTTCCGCCGCTTGCGCCGCAATCGTGCGGACCTCCGACGGCAAAAGGGCGCGGAAATAAATTTCCAAACAGCGCGATCGAATAGCCGGTGGAATTTCTTGCGGTTGACGCGTCGTGGCTCCCACCAACCGAAAGTCCGCGGGCAACCCGTTTTCAAAAATATCCTGAATGTGCAGCGGAATGTTGGGATCTTCCGCATTGTAATAGGCCGACTCGAAAAAGACTTTTCGGTCTTCCAGCACTTTGAGGAGCTTATTCATCTGAATCGGATGCAACTCGCCGATTTCATCGATGAACAAAATCCCCCCATGCGCTTTGGTCACGGCTCCCGGCTTCGGCTGCGGAATGCCCGCCATGCCCATCGGCCCGGCCCCTTGATAGATCGGATCATGGACGGACCCGATTAAGGGATCGGCAATCCCCCGTTCGTCAAAACGAGCGGTGGTCGCGTCCAGTTCAATGAATTTTGCATCCGGACGAAAGGGTGACCACCCCATTTTTTTCGCCTCTTCCAGCACCAAACGAGCCGCCGCCGTTTTCCCTACCCCGGGTGGCCCGTAGATAATGACATGTTGTGGGTTCGGACCGCAGAGAGCGGCTCTCAAGGCTTTCACACCGTCCGCCTGTCCGACGATGTCGTCAAAACGGGTCGGCCGGGTTTTTTCGGATAACGGCTCCGATAGTTGAATGGCCCGCATCCGCCGAAGCTTGTCAATCTCTTTTTTCGACTCCCGTTCGACCGCCACTTTGTTCCCTTGCTGGGACTTGAGCATGTTCCAAAAATAAAGGCCAATAATCACCAGAAAGAAAAATTGGACGAAGGTGACGACGCTTTGTAAATTCATCGTACCCCTCCTTTCGCTGTTTCTCGCTTCACCGCGTGATTCCGGCCAAAATCCCGGAATCGTCCTCCCTAGTGTGGCCAAAAGCTAACCGCCTAACGCGTTAAATCCTGGCGGTCTATGGAAAATTATGCCCAATCCCCCGCCACTTCATGACCTCACAAAAAAAGCCCTGGGATTTACCCAAGGCATGTCGTCCGAAACCCCTAAAAATTGCGAGGTTGAAGGCGGCAAACGTCAAAGACTATCCCCACCATCTTTTAAATATGTCCAGAGCCATTCGACCCCATCCCACCCGAAAGGGCTTTTGAGCGAAAACAAAACGTGGCCGCCTTACCGCTCGTCAAGCCGATACGGGCCCCCGGAGAAGGGAAAATAATCCGGCTACCATCATAAGCCCAATGGCCAAATAAAACGCGGCATGCATGCCCTGAGTAAAGCTGGTTCGAAGGAGCGGCGACAATCCGCCCGTGCCCACAAATATCGCAAACGCCAGACGGCGCGGGATTTCCGTGGCCGCCACCACCATGGCGGTAGCAAACGACAGTACCATGCCGACATTGGCAAATGTCCGCAGCATACCGGAGGCGATCCCGTACGCCCCCCTTGGCGCTCCTTTCATCACCGCCGCATTATTAGCCGGGAAAAATCCCGCATTCCCAATCCCGTTGACGATGCTGATCGCAGTTACGCGCCATAAGGGGCTCGATACCCCTAAATGGGCGTATAAAAAGAGCGAGACGGCTTGAATCATGAGTCCGGCACTAGCCGGTCCCGCCGGTCCGAAACGATCCACCAATCGACCGGTGACCGGCCCTAAAAGGCCTCCCGCCAAGTATCCCGGAACCATTAACAAGGCTGCCGCCATGGGGGTCAGTTTCCGCACCCCTTGAAGGTACATCATAATTAAAAAGAGGACCGAAAAATTCCCCACCGCTTGAAAAAAGGCGGCCACAAACGAGGCGCTGACCATCCGCACCCGAAAGAGCTCCAAATGGAGCATAGGAGACGATTGCCGCCGTTCCACCATGATAAAAACCCCTAAAAAGACAAGGCCCAACAGGAGTTCCCCGCCCAACCGCATCGTCAGGGAATGCGCCGCCAGATGCGGCGGTTGACTGGGGGACGACCGGGGCGGATTTTTTGGCTTTGTGGTACGCCTTTTGGGTGCGAGGGCTCAAAGATGTCCGTATTCGGGAGATTTTGAAAGCGCATCTGGAGGGTTGGCAATCTCGCTGGGCGGGCTTGGTTTCGGCCGACCCTAATTCGGCGGCCGCCACGTTTTGGATGGCGGTGGCGTTGGGTTTACCGATTTTAACCGCCACCGGGCTTCAGGGCAGCGAGGCGGCACTGGCCTATGGACTTCGTCATGTAGGAGAGGAGACGAGCTAAATGCGGCAATCTTTTGCGGCCCCTGCCCAAGCCTCTTCATCCGGTCGTACCGGGTGGGCTTTGGCGGTTATTGTATTGGCGCCCCCGGCGATCCGGCGGCTGTTCCCGAAAGCGGGCCAATAACCAATGTAATAACGCCTGTTCCAGGTCTTCTTTATGCGGAAAATAATAATGGAGGGTGGCGATATTCACGCCCGCCCGATCGGCCACCGCGCGCGTTCTGAGCCCGTCCAACCCGTCTGCCACGGCCACGGCAAACGCGGCAGCCAGAATCGCCTCTTGAGTTTTTTGCCCCCGTGGGGTTGTCGGCGTCCCATCGCCTGATTTCATTCATTGCACCTCCCCTCATTATCTTAATCAATCGGTTGATTAATAAGAAACCCACGCGGGACAGGCGCTGAGCTCGCCCATTTGCCATAGAATACGGCAAAAATACCGTATATTACCAGGAGGCTCTCATGGCCACGCTGCTTTCTTTGTTGGAAGGTCTACCGGGCTTTGACCGGTCCGTCCTAACCGATCTCCCTATCCGGTCCATTGTCCTCGATTCTCGCCAAGCTACGGTTCAGAGTCTCTTTGTGGCTCTCCCGGGCCAACATCAACACGGCGCCGACTTTGCGGCGGATGCCGTTCGGCGAGGAGCGGTGGCCGTCATCTCGAGTGCATCGCGCCCTTCCGGTTGGCCACCGGTAATTCCCTGGATTCAGACGGATAATCCCCGAATGTGGCTACCGACTCTAGCGGCCCGCCTGTACCAATTTCCCGCCCGCCGTCTCACCCTCTATGGGGTCACCGGGACCAACGGGAAAACCACGACCGTTTACATGCTGGCCGCGATATTACGGCGTGCCGGCCGCCGGGTCGCCTTTTGGAGCACCAATCAGGTCGAAGGCATCCCCCATCCTTACCGTCCCGCCATGACCACTCCCGATTCGCCGGCCTTGCACGAATTTTTGCGGCAAGCGGTAGATACCGGGGCAGAAGACGTCTTGTTGGAAGTCTCGTCGCACGCGTTGGCGCTTAACCGCATCGGCGGACTGCGGTTTGCCGCCGTCGCCGTGACCAATATTACGCCCGATCATTTGGATTTTCATGGTTCGTTCGCAGACTATGTGGCGGCCAAGGCATCCATTGTGCAATATGTCAAACCCGGTGGCGCGGTGATATTAAACGGGGATGATCCGGTGATTTCCGGCTGGCAAACGCCGGCCGTGGTCACGCGAACCACCTACGGGTTTTCCGGGACTCACCCCTTAACCGCCCGGATCATCGAATCGCATGCGGATCACAGCCGATGGGAATGGTTTTGGCAAAACCAATCCTATGGTGAAATCGTCCTTCCGGTCCCCGGACGCCATAATATCCAAAATGCCCTCGCCGCCTTGGGCATGGCCCTTCATTGCGGGATCGCACCGGACGTCGCTCGTGATGCGTTAGCGCATTTCGTACCCGCTCCCCGCCGGCTCGAAACGGTGACCCAAGGCGACATTACCGTGGTCAGCGATGTGGCGATGAACCGGGCTAGTTATGAGGCCGTCTTGGCGACCGTCCATTCTCTCGGGCGCCCCGTCGTCGTGGTCAACGCCATTCGCGGTAATCGCGGTCCGGATATCAATCGCGACATTGTCGACGTGCTGGCGGACTGGGCCGATCACATGGCCTTTGCCCCGGTCATTGCGACCCTGAGTACCGATCAGGTCGCATCCTTATCCGTCGACTATCGCGTGCGCCCGGACGAACAAGCGGCATTTTTAGAGCAAGCCAACCGGCGCGGATTGGCCGTGATCTGTACCGATACGTTAGAGGCGGCCATCGATGCCGCCCTGGCCCGGCTGCCGAAGGGCGGCATCCTCTTATTGCTGGGTACCTTTGGCATGGACGCCGGTCTGGCCCTGGTCCGGGATCGGATCGGTTAGGCAAAGACCTTCATGACGATGTAGGCGTCTTCCCCATTGCCGAAAAACCTGGGCATCTCCGAAACCACCTGCCAACCAATCGTCTGTAAGACCCGTAATTGGGGGGTATTGGACCGGCGTACTTCGCCTAAAAAGGCCCTCGCCCCCCGCGCTTGGGCCAAGGGTTCGGCCGCGGTCAATAAAAAGGCCGCCAATCCTTGGTGACGGTAGTCGGGATCGGTCACATTTGCCAACACATGGGCATACGCCCCAAACACCTCAAAACCGAAATAGGCGATAATTCGCGGCCCGTCCTTTACCACCAGGTAAATCGTTCTCGGCGAGAGATATTTGATCACTATCTGACCCCAAGACATCGGTTCAAGAAACACGCGCCGTTCCAATTGGGCAATTTGTCCAATATCTCGGCGTCGGAGCCGTTCCACACGGTACTGACGGTACCGACGCGGCCATTCGGATTCCGGCATGCTACATCCCCCCTGTCACTTTACGAAAGAGAATGGCTGCCGGTCCCTCCTTGTGGAAAATTTTTGCTCTGGTGTCTCACTTTACCAGCCAGCGGGATAGGATATCAACGGTACTGCCATTAAACGAGGTGATCTCTCATGCTTCCTCTCACCACCGGTCATATTCTTGACAGTTGGGCCCGTTTGACCCCGGAACAGGTTGCCGTGATTGACGCCACAACCGATACCGCCTGGTCCTATCGTGATTTGGCCCAAGCCTGTGATCGTACCGCCGCCCGCTTACACGACCTAGGGGTGAAATCGGGCGACGTGATCGCCTATGTCTCCGACGAACGCCTAAATACCGTCGCCCTCTGGTATGCCCTCGGAAAATTAGGGGCGAGCTGGTGCCCCTTAAATCCCCGCGCTACCGTCGACGATTGGATTCGGCAAATAACCCATGCCGAGGCTTCTCTGGTCTTGTATTCCGAGAGCTTTGAAACATCCGTCAATCGCTTGCCGGTCCGGTCGGTCGATTTAGGCCGTTCTCCTCTCGATGCCCCGGCTCCGGTTTCCTGGCCCGTCACCGCACATTGGCCCGACCGGGCCGGCATTCTTTACACGTCGGGAACCACGGGGAGTCCGAAGGGGGCCTGGCATAGTCATCGGAGTCTTTGGGGATGGAACACGAGCGTCTTATGCTCTCTCGGCATCGGCGGATCTGATCGTTTCTTGAACCCCTACCCCCTGTACCACATGGGAGGTATCGGTTTTACGTTGGCGGCCATCCAAGCCGGTGCCACGACGGTGTTGGCCACACCTTTTGACGCCCAAGCGACCATAGAATATGTGCCGCGTTACGACATCACCGTCACCATTATGGTACCGACTATGGTGCAAGCCCTCTTAGAACAGCCGGCCCCCGAGCGTCAGACGCTTTTAAATGGACACTGGCGCCATTTGGTGACAACCAGCGCCCCCCTTTTGGAGGATACGCGCCAAGGGATTCATCGCGAATGGCCAACGATCCGCTTGTCGGTCCTGTACTCCGCGACCGAAGCGGTCTTCACGGTCGCGTCGGACCATCACGGGCCCTCGTCCCTGACGGTGGGTCGCCCCGCCTTCGGCATGGATATTCGTATCCGTACGGAAGACGGGCGACCGGCTGCCCCCGGTCAGGCCGGGACCATCTATACCCGCGGGATTAGCCTCTTTGAGGGCTATCATCGGGCCCCCGATCAATTCCACGCGATTGACAGAGGTTGGCTGACATGTTTTGACACCGGCTATCTGACAACGGACGGCGATTTGGTGCTCGTGGACCGAGCCGCCGATTTAATTAACTCGGGCGGTGAAAAGATCTCCTCGCTGGAAATCGAAAACATTTTACTGTCGCATCCGGCCATCAAAGAAGCCGGTGTGGTGGGACTACCCGACCCCTATTGGGGGGAACGCATCCATGCCGTCATTGTCCCCCGGATACCCGATTTGCACGAATCCGATCTCTATCCCTATTTATCCCAACATTTGCCTCGGTATAAATGGCCGAAAAGTTGGGCCTTTGTCCCCGAATTACCGAAAACCAGCAGCGGCAAAATCTTAAAACGAGCGCTCCGGCAAGAAAACCCCCGGGGTCGGTAACCCTAAGACCCCGGGGGCAACGCGGTCCCTAACTGACGGTCGTATGGCTGGAGACGGCGTCGGGTCCGTGCACTTTGGCCACCGCCGCCTTCATTTGTTCCATCGTCGGGGCCTTACACTTAGTTTTCACCACGAGGGCCCCCAAGGCGGCCAGCACGTCCCCGAACAAGAAGCCGCGAAACCAACGAAATTGCGGGTTGCCATATGCCATACGTTCACCCCCAAGGATTCAAACAGTATGCCGCGAAGCCGACCTAGTCCCCGATTACATGGTGGGCATCGGGCTCACCTCCTTTACGGTGGCTATAAGAAATTGTGATGATCGATATAAGTACGAAGCCATTGAGCTCCCCGGAGGGCCTTGATAGAGTGAAGATAAAGTTAGGGAACGGGAGGCCAACGGCGATGGCTCATGTGGTTAGTCAACTGGCTCCGCTGTGGCACGGTCGCACGGCATGGATTGGGTTGGCCATTGTGCTGTTTTATGCCGTCGGAGCCTTGGTCACGGTCATGGCCATCGTCCCCCGTCGACGCTCGACACGTTCACCCTTTGAGCTCCGACGCCGAACAGCTCATTCCCCGACCAACGGACGGTACGCGGTTGTGGTGGATATCCAGCCGTATTTAGAACAAGCCAAAGCCAAGCGCCCACCGCACCAACATGTCGGCTCGGATTAACTGATTTCCGGCGTATGATAGACTTGGGTCAAGTGATAACAGGCTAGCGTCATGGCTGCAAATCCCAATAAAGGCGGCATATCCTCCAAATCGACGGTAAAACACGGGCTGGCCCAATGGCGATGATACCGCCCCACCAGTTGGGATCCCCGGATTTCCGCTTGCAACTGAACTCCTTGGAAGCGGCCACCGGCATGACCCGTGATGAGATGGCCGGATTGGCGAGCAATGACGCTTTCCCCGATGAGGGCGCCGCCGATTCGGAACGTACAGACCACGCCCGGAACCCATTGACCCTTGATATCCTGCCCGACAATCCGACCTCCGAAGTGCCCGTGAATACGCCCATCTTCCGTCGCCGCGAGAGAAAATTGCCACTAGGGCGTTCGCACAATTGCGGACGTTTATTCAATACAAGGCGCGGTTGGCTGGGGTCCCCGTGATCCTGGTCGATCCGCGCAATACCTCGCGCACATGTCCCTCAGTGTGGATTGATCGACAAGCGCAATCGTCCGAACCAAGCCTCCTTTCGGTGTATCGCGTGTGGCTTCGCTGGCCCCGCCGACACCGTCGCTGCGGGCAACATTGCCCGTAGGGCTGCAGTCAACCAGCCGTACGCGGGATCGACTCCTCGGTCGATATCTAAAAGCTCCGCCCCTTTAGGGCGGGGTCGTTGACAGCAAAGGGCGGACGTCGCTTGAGCCACCACCTCGACCAGAAACGGCGCCAATGTCCCACGTATGATT contains:
- a CDS encoding UDP-N-acetylmuramyl-tripeptide synthetase (PFAM: Mur ligase family, catalytic domain; Mur ligase middle domain~TIGRFAM: UDP-N-acetylmuramyl-tripeptide synthetase~COGs: COG0769 UDP-N-acetylmuramyl tripeptide synthase~InterPro IPR005761:IPR000713:IPR013221~KEGG: hor:Hore_00700 UDP-N-acetylmuramoyl-L-alanyl-D-glutamate--lysine ligase~PFAM: Mur ligase, central; Mur ligase, N-terminal~PRIAM:UDP-N-acetylmuramoyl-L-alanyl-D-glutamate--2, 6-diaminopimelateligase~SPTR: UDP-N-acetylmuramyl-tripeptide synthetases;~TIGRFAM:UDP-N-acetylmuramoylalanyl-D-glutamate-2,6- diaminopimelateligase), with the protein product MATLLSLLEGLPGFDRSVLTDLPIRSIVLDSRQATVQSLFVALPGQHQHGADFAADAVRRGAVAVISSASRPSGWPPVIPWIQTDNPRMWLPTLAARLYQFPARRLTLYGVTGTNGKTTTVYMLAAILRRAGRRVAFWSTNQVEGIPHPYRPAMTTPDSPALHEFLRQAVDTGAEDVLLEVSSHALALNRIGGLRFAAVAVTNITPDHLDFHGSFADYVAAKASIVQYVKPGGAVILNGDDPVISGWQTPAVVTRTTYGFSGTHPLTARIIESHADHSRWEWFWQNQSYGEIVLPVPGRHNIQNALAALGMALHCGIAPDVARDALAHFVPAPRRLETVTQGDITVVSDVAMNRASYEAVLATVHSLGRPVVVVNAIRGNRGPDINRDIVDVLADWADHMAFAPVIATLSTDQVASLSVDYRVRPDEQAAFLEQANRRGLAVICTDTLEAAIDAALARLPKGGILLLLGTFGMDAGLALVRDRIG
- a CDS encoding major facilitator superfamily MFS_1 (PFAM: Major Facilitator Superfamily~InterPro IPR011701~KEGG: afo:Afer_1061 drug resistance transporter, EmrB/QacA subfamily~PFAM: Major facilitator superfamily MFS-1~SPTR: Drug resistance transporter, EmrB/QacA subfamily), translated to MRLGGELLLGLVFLGVFIMVERRQSSPMLHLELFRVRMVSASFVAAFFQAVGNFSVLFLIMMYLQGVRKLTPMAAALLMVPGYLAGGLLGPVTGRLVDRFGPAGPASAGLMIQAVSLFLYAHLGVSSPLWRVTAISIVNGIGNAGFFPANNAAVMKGAPRGAYGIASGMLRTFANVGMVLSFATAMVVAATEIPRRLAFAIFVGTGGLSPLLRTSFTQGMHAAFYLAIGLMMVAGLFSLLRGPVSA
- a CDS encoding regulatory protein TetR (PFAM: Bacterial regulatory proteins, tetR family~InterPro IPR001647~KEGG: aca:ACP_1942 possible transcriptional regulator, TetR family, putative~PFAM: Transcriptional regulator, TetR-like, DNA-binding, bacterial/archaeal~SPTR: Possible transcriptional regulator, TetR family, putative); translated protein: MKSGDGTPTTPRGQKTQEAILAAAFAVAVADGLDGLRTRAVADRAGVNIATLHYYFPHKEDLEQALLHWLLARFREQPPDRRGRQYNNRQSPPGTTG
- a CDS encoding GCN5-related N-acetyltransferase (PFAM: Acetyltransferase (GNAT) family~InterPro IPR000182~KEGG: iag:Igag_0534 ribosomal-protein-alanine acetyltransferase~PFAM: GCN5-related N-acetyltransferase~SPTR: Ribosomal-protein-alanine acetyltransferase), giving the protein MPESEWPRRYRQYRVERLRRRDIGQIAQLERRVFLEPMSWGQIVIKYLSPRTIYLVVKDGPRIIAYFGFEVFGAYAHVLANVTDPDYRHQGLAAFLLTAAEPLAQARGARAFLGEVRRSNTPQLRVLQTIGWQVVSEMPRFFGNGEDAYIVMKVFA